From the Pelagibaculum spongiae genome, the window TAATTGCTGCAGATTCTCCCTTGGGATGATTGTGCATCACCTGCAATAATTTATCGGCATCTTCGGCTGAGCAGATGGCGATTAACTTGCCTTCATTGGCGACATATAATGGATCCAGCCCTAAAAATTCGCAGGCACCATTAACCGCAGGGCGCAGTGGAATAGTTGCTTCCTGCAATAAAACATCGCAACGAGCGCTTTGTACTAGTTCATTTAAGGTATTTGCTAACCCACCGCGAGTAGGGTCGCGTAAGCAATGAACCTGTGGCACGGCCTCCAGCATTTCAGCGACTAGCCCATTCAGTGATTGGCTGTCAGACAAAATTTCAGACTCAAAGCCGAGGTTTTCACGTTGCGACATAACGGCAACGCCGTGGTCGCCTAAAAAACCGCTAATTAAAATTTTATCGCCAGGTTGAATATATTGTGGGCCAATTTTTGATTGATTAATTACATGGCCAATGCCACAAGTGTTAATGTAAACTCCGTCGCCTTTACCTTTTTCAACCACTTTGGTATCGCCAGTAATAATTTTAACTTCAGCTTCTTTTGCCGCCGCAGCCATGGATCGAACGATGGTTTGTAATTCTTTTAATGGAAAACCTTCTTCAAGAATAAATCCAGCCGATAACCAAAGTGGCTTAGCGCCGCCCATTGCTAAATCATTGACTGTGCCATGTACCGCTAATGAGCCAATATTGCCGCCGGGAAAAAATAAAGGCGTAATTACATGGCTATCGGTAGATACCGCGAGCTGTCCCGGTGGTGGTGTGACTAGAGTTGCATCGTGGCTTGGGCCTTCGCCAGTACCATCATTGCCTGCAACTCCAGCTTTAATAAATTCGGCTTTAAATAGCTGATCAATTAATTGTTCCATAGCTCGGCCACCGCCGCCATGAATCAGTTCGATTTTGCCATTTTCGATATTTAATGGCGCACTGTATG encodes:
- the hypE gene encoding hydrogenase expression/formation protein HypE — protein: MPRDAYSAPLNIENGKIELIHGGGGRAMEQLIDQLFKAEFIKAGVAGNDGTGEGPSHDATLVTPPPGQLAVSTDSHVITPLFFPGGNIGSLAVHGTVNDLAMGGAKPLWLSAGFILEEGFPLKELQTIVRSMAAAAKEAEVKIITGDTKVVEKGKGDGVYINTCGIGHVINQSKIGPQYIQPGDKILISGFLGDHGVAVMSQRENLGFESEILSDSQSLNGLVAEMLEAVPQVHCLRDPTRGGLANTLNELVQSARCDVLLQEATIPLRPAVNGACEFLGLDPLYVANEGKLIAICSAEDADKLLQVMHNHPKGESAAIIGEFVAEKSGDNFQGYLEMETPYGGKRLLDWLNGEQLPRIC